Proteins encoded within one genomic window of Cyanobacteriota bacterium:
- a CDS encoding decaprenyl-phosphate phosphoribosyltransferase codes for MASILQFPYLKALRPHQWTKNLIVFAALLFSFQLTPTAILGSVLAFVLFCCVSSSFYLINDIVDVEADRQHPVKCKRPIASGQVSIPVATGMAIVLLGGALIIGWLQNPMLGAVLLAYALLQVAYNVRLKRTVLLDVIAIATGFVLRASAGGAATGITLSSWFLLCTAMLSLFLGVEKRKAELQAFQLRGGKGRAVLYRYSMALLGRMENTVISGTVLTYALWSSGPNVGGASTPWMLLTLPLVIYGVFRYQFLSDPEEVERRSKNRAEGAQTERPEDILLHDFPILATVVSWILMTFGILWLKSRGVIA; via the coding sequence ATGGCTAGCATTTTACAGTTTCCTTACCTTAAAGCACTTCGGCCTCATCAATGGACAAAAAATCTCATTGTTTTTGCGGCTCTGTTGTTTAGTTTTCAGCTAACGCCGACGGCTATTCTGGGGAGTGTGTTAGCATTTGTTCTATTTTGTTGTGTCTCTAGCAGCTTTTATCTGATTAATGACATTGTGGATGTGGAGGCCGATCGCCAGCATCCTGTGAAGTGCAAACGCCCGATCGCATCTGGTCAGGTTAGTATCCCGGTTGCTACGGGTATGGCCATTGTCTTGCTAGGAGGTGCGCTAATCATCGGCTGGCTGCAAAACCCTATGCTAGGGGCAGTGTTGTTGGCCTATGCCTTGCTGCAAGTGGCTTACAATGTGCGATTAAAGCGTACAGTATTGCTGGATGTGATTGCGATCGCGACAGGATTCGTGCTAAGAGCCAGTGCTGGTGGTGCAGCAACCGGCATTACCCTGTCATCCTGGTTCTTGCTCTGTACGGCTATGCTGTCCCTCTTTTTGGGGGTAGAAAAGCGTAAGGCAGAACTGCAAGCCTTCCAGTTACGGGGCGGCAAGGGTCGAGCCGTGCTCTATCGGTATTCCATGGCTTTGCTAGGACGGATGGAAAATACGGTTATTTCGGGAACGGTGCTCACCTATGCCCTGTGGAGTTCGGGGCCGAATGTAGGGGGGGCATCGACCCCTTGGATGTTATTGACCTTGCCGTTGGTCATCTATGGCGTTTTCCGTTACCAGTTCTTGAGTGACCCAGAGGAAGTAGAACGCCGCAGCAAGAATCGAGCCGAGGGAGCACAAACGGAGCGTCCAGAGGATATTTTGCTCCATGATTTTCCGATTTTGGCTACTGTGGTCAGTTGGATTCTTATGACCTTTGGGATTTTGTGGCTTAAGTCTCGTGGGGTGATTGCCTAG
- a CDS encoding YqeG family HAD IIIA-type phosphatase yields MTLRFPLPTQVVTLASLDLALLKQAGIRGIILDLDNTIVSEDDRYLSPHAETWIRDAMATGIRFFLLSNGKRKHRVQFWSERLGIAALSPAKKPLPAGFRKAILHLGLDKSAIAVIGDSRHTDMLGAWLVGCVGIRVASLPHPPRWWERLLGRWVQTPYPPDAELWPFTDHPYTGKDK; encoded by the coding sequence ATGACTCTACGCTTTCCCTTACCTACCCAGGTAGTTACCCTAGCTAGTCTAGACTTGGCGTTGCTCAAGCAAGCGGGCATCCGGGGCATCATCTTAGACTTGGATAATACCATCGTTTCTGAGGACGATCGCTACCTGTCGCCCCATGCCGAAACCTGGATTAGGGATGCCATGGCCACAGGAATTCGGTTTTTTCTCCTATCCAATGGCAAGCGCAAACATCGGGTGCAGTTCTGGTCAGAAAGGTTGGGCATAGCTGCCCTCAGCCCTGCCAAAAAGCCTCTGCCTGCTGGGTTTCGCAAAGCAATTCTCCATCTAGGGCTGGATAAATCTGCCATTGCTGTCATCGGCGATAGCCGCCATACCGATATGCTAGGTGCATGGCTAGTTGGTTGTGTAGGCATTCGAGTTGCCTCCTTGCCCCATCCTCCGCGTTGGTGGGAACGTCTACTAGGTCGTTGGGTGCAAACTCCCTACCCGCCAGA